The following proteins are encoded in a genomic region of Corylus avellana chromosome ca4, CavTom2PMs-1.0:
- the LOC132178599 gene encoding magnesium transporter MRS2-5 produces the protein MEESRNPFRLSHLPDSASTQNTKRFNVDGYGSRGSSLTAGLKKRSHGSRSWTKVDKNGNSKILKLDKATIMRHCSLPARDLRLLDPLFIYPSTILGREKAIVVSLEQIRCIITADEVILMNSLDGCVVQYQSELCKRLQTNRDQAEDLPFEFRALELALELICMSLDSQVKQLEMEIYPVLDELTTSISTLNLERVRRLKGHLLALTRRVQKVRDEIEHLMDDDGDMAEMYLTEKKEKSEAYTLSDRCLGTDTSGEATMISKSAPVSPVESISGAQNSQRAFNSIVSLSKYGSITGSSDRGENIEQLEMLLEAYFVVIDNTHSKLLSLKEYIDDTEDFINIKLGNVQNHLIQFQLLLTAATFAAAIFASVTAVFGMNFSDSIFDYPSMFNWVLVITGGACGFLYFSFLYFLRHRKVFPL, from the exons ATGGAAGAATCACGCAATCCTTTTCGTCTTTCCCATCTTCCTGATTCTGCATCTACACAGAACACTAAGAGATTTAATGTAGATGGGTATGGGAGTCGTGGCTCTTCGCTTACTGCAGGCCTGAAGAAAAGGAGTCATGGAAGTCGGTCTTGGACAAAAGTTGATAAAAATGGCAACTCAAAGATTTTGAAGCTCGACAAGGCTACCATAATGAGACATTGTTCTTTGCCTGCCAGGGATCTCCGACTTTTAGATCCTTTGTTCATTTATCCTTCTACAATATTAGGAAGGGAGAAGGCTATTGTGGTCAGTCTTGAACAGATCAGGTGTATAATCACAGCTGATGAGGTTATTCTGATGAATTCTTTGGATGGATGTGTTGTTCAGTACCAGTCAGAATTGTGCAAACGCCTCCAGACAAACAGAGATCAAGCTG AGGATCTACCTTTCGAATTTAGGGCACTGGAGCTGGCATTGGAACTAATATGCATGTCCCTAGATTCTCAG GTAAAACAACTGGAAATGGAGATATATCCTGTGCTAGATGAGTTAACAACATCTATTAGCACTCTTAATCTAGAACGTGTGCGTAGACTCAAAGGCCACCTCCTTGCCTTGACTCGGCGAGTTCAGAAG GTCCGAGATGAAATAGAACATCTCATGGATGATGATGGTGACATGGCTGAGATGTATCTGAccgaaaagaaagaaaagtcaGAGGCTTATACCTTGAGTGATCGTTGTCTAGGAACTGATACTTCAGGTGAGGCCACAATGATTTCGAAATCAGCTCCTGTTTCACCTGTGGAGTCCATCAGTGGAGCTCAGAATTCTCAAAGGGCTTTTAACAGTATCGTCAGTTTGAGCAAATATGGAAGCATAACGGGTTCATCTGATAGAGGGGAAAACATCGAACAACTGGAAATGTTACTCGAGGCGTACTTTGTTGTCATCGACAATACTCATAGCAAGTTGTTATCG CTCAAAGAATACATTGATGATACTGAAGATTTTATCAATATTAAACTG GGCAATGTTCAGAACCATCTCATACAATTTCAGTTGCTTCTCACGGCTGCGACCTTTGCAGCTGCAATATTCGCTTCTGTCACAGCAGTATTTGGAATGAACTTTTCTGACTCAATTTTTGACTATCCATCCATGTTCAATTGGGTTCTGGTTATTACTGGTGGTGCCTGTGGATTTTTGTACTTCTCTTTCCTATATTTTTTAAGGCACAGGAAAGTCTTTCCACTGTAA